One Cervus canadensis isolate Bull #8, Minnesota chromosome 1, ASM1932006v1, whole genome shotgun sequence genomic window carries:
- the LOC122453603 gene encoding 60S ribosomal protein L32-like, whose translation MAALGPLVKPKIVKKRTKKFIRHQSDRYVKIKWNWQKPRGIDNRVRRRFKGQILMPNIGYGSNKKTKHMLPSGFQKFLVHNIKELEVLPMCNKSYCAEIAHNVSSKNCKAIVERAAQLAIRITNPNARLRSEENE comes from the coding sequence ATGGCCGCCCTCGGACCCCTCGTGAAGCCTAAGATCGTCAAGAAGAGGACCAAGAAGTTCATTAGGCATCAGTCAGATCGATATGTCAAAATCAAGTGGAACTGGCAGAAACCCAGAGGCATTGACAACAGGGTGCGCAGAAGATTCAAGGGCCAGATCTTGATGCCCAACATCGGTTACGGGAGCAACAAGAAAACCAAGCACATGCTGCCAAGTGGCTTCCAGAAGTTCCTGGTCCACAACATCAAGGAGCTTGAGGTGCTGCCGATGTGCAACAAATCTTACTGTGCTGAGATTGCTCACAACGTCTCTTCCAAGAACTGCAAGGCCATTGTGGAAAGAGCAGCCCAGCTGGCCATCAGGATCACCAATCCCAATGCCAGACTGCGCAGCGAGGAAAATGAATAG